A portion of the bacterium genome contains these proteins:
- the hpt gene encoding hypoxanthine phosphoribosyltransferase: MPQPCGDILLDEKAIAAAVERLAVQIQSDYAGQSLVVIGILKGAAIFMADLIRRLKLPLRVDFLRVSSYGADGRSGDLRLEFDLTQSVADCHVLVLEDVVDTGQTLRFVRPHLMGKGALSVKFCSLLKKKTSPADLQVDYVGFEVGGDYVVGYGMDLDGFYRNLPWIERCDPTKP, encoded by the coding sequence ATGCCCCAGCCCTGCGGCGACATCTTATTGGATGAGAAGGCGATCGCCGCGGCCGTCGAGCGGCTTGCCGTCCAAATTCAAAGCGACTATGCCGGCCAATCCTTGGTGGTGATCGGCATCCTCAAGGGAGCCGCCATCTTCATGGCCGATCTGATCCGCCGCCTGAAGCTCCCGCTGCGGGTCGACTTTCTTCGCGTCTCCAGCTACGGCGCCGACGGGCGCTCCGGCGACCTCCGGCTCGAATTCGACCTCACCCAATCGGTGGCCGATTGCCACGTCCTGGTCCTGGAAGACGTGGTCGATACCGGCCAGACCCTTCGTTTCGTCCGGCCCCACCTGATGGGAAAAGGAGCCCTTTCGGTCAAGTTTTGCAGCTTACTTAAGAAAAAGACCTCGCCCGCGGACTTGCAGGTGGACTATGTCGGCTTCGAGGTCGGTGGCGACTACGTCGTGGGCTACGGCATGGATTTGGATGGCTTCTACCGGAACCTGCCCTGGATCGAACGCTGCGATCCGACAAAACCCTAG